A genomic window from Rhizobium sp. 007 includes:
- a CDS encoding phosphatase PAP2 family protein has translation MEQVRELVVKNDAQVAAKITFWDAGSPGYRWIELVNHRLLANQTIPNAHRVYTYLTMAVYDATVAAWESKYFYNRPRPSEVDTTLPTALPTPRSPAYPSEHAAAAAAAATVLAYFFPDEASSFQAMAEEAAQSRVLAGVQFPSDSSAGLALGRRVAEQVIALAKADGSDAVWTGTVPTGPCMWVGAKPANANMPNWKPILLEAADEFRPPTPPDCKSAAVKAETEAVRRFERKFPNNYKAFYWQSPSGLFVDWYDYASKWMFEDKTDSNPPRAARAYAMLATVYYDAYIASNDGKYAYWYLRPNMLDPSITPLFAVPAHPSYPSNHSALSTARCEVLAYLFPDRAEFIRTVGKEAGDSRIWAGIHYEMDNRAGAALGKAVAGKFIERAKKDGAD, from the coding sequence TTGGAGCAGGTCCGCGAACTTGTCGTAAAGAACGATGCGCAGGTCGCCGCCAAGATCACGTTCTGGGACGCCGGCTCGCCGGGCTATCGATGGATCGAACTGGTCAACCACCGTCTTCTCGCAAACCAGACGATCCCCAATGCGCATCGCGTCTACACCTATTTGACGATGGCGGTCTACGACGCCACCGTCGCGGCTTGGGAGTCGAAATACTTCTACAATCGCCCCCGCCCGAGCGAGGTGGATACGACACTGCCGACTGCGCTGCCTACGCCTCGGAGTCCCGCTTATCCATCTGAACACGCGGCCGCCGCCGCCGCCGCCGCGACCGTTCTTGCCTATTTCTTTCCGGACGAGGCGTCGTCGTTCCAGGCGATGGCCGAAGAAGCCGCACAGTCGCGTGTCCTTGCCGGTGTCCAGTTCCCAAGCGACTCTTCCGCCGGCCTGGCACTGGGGCGACGCGTGGCAGAGCAAGTGATTGCGCTGGCAAAGGCCGACGGCTCCGATGCCGTCTGGACCGGCACGGTGCCGACCGGGCCGTGCATGTGGGTCGGAGCCAAACCCGCCAATGCAAACATGCCAAACTGGAAGCCGATTCTGCTCGAGGCAGCCGATGAATTCAGGCCACCGACTCCGCCCGACTGCAAGTCTGCGGCCGTGAAGGCCGAGACGGAGGCAGTCCGGCGGTTTGAGCGAAAATTCCCCAACAACTACAAGGCGTTCTACTGGCAAAGCCCATCCGGCCTGTTCGTCGACTGGTATGACTATGCCAGCAAGTGGATGTTCGAGGACAAGACGGATTCGAACCCGCCGCGCGCCGCACGGGCTTACGCGATGCTCGCAACGGTCTACTACGACGCCTACATTGCAAGCAACGACGGGAAATACGCTTATTGGTACCTGCGACCCAACATGCTTGATCCGAGCATCACTCCCCTGTTCGCAGTGCCCGCCCATCCCAGTTATCCGTCGAACCACTCCGCGTTGTCGACTGCCCGATGCGAGGTGCTGGCCTACCTGTTCCCCGACCGGGCGGAGTTCATCCGCACGGTCGGCAAGGAGGCGGGCGATTCCCGCATCTGGGCCGGCATCCACTATGAAATGGACAACCGGGCCGGTGCCGCACTTGGCAAAGCGGTCGCCGGGAAATTCATCGAGCGGGCAAAAAAAGACGGCGCAGACTAG
- a CDS encoding CopG family ribbon-helix-helix protein, translating into MTAAFTVRVKDETASKLDQLAEKLDRSRSYMAAEAIEAFVEQQEWQLAEIEAGLAEADRVEFASDEDVARVIGKYVKSARQS; encoded by the coding sequence ATGACTGCGGCGTTTACCGTGCGTGTGAAAGATGAAACCGCAAGCAAGCTGGATCAGCTTGCCGAAAAGCTGGATCGCTCCCGCTCCTACATGGCTGCTGAAGCCATTGAGGCTTTCGTTGAACAGCAGGAGTGGCAGCTTGCCGAGATCGAAGCCGGGTTGGCTGAGGCCGATCGGGTTGAATTCGCCAGCGATGAAGATGTAGCGAGAGTCATCGGAAAGTACGTCAAGTCCGCCCGTCAATCATGA